Proteins found in one Aneurinibacillus uraniidurans genomic segment:
- a CDS encoding PilW family protein — protein sequence MRHIHVPHDERGLTLIEVLAALTIFFAILLPLTSVYTKGVSLYATTRTQTDLRNEADFVLGDIMRTLREHKESATEPNKSDSISPVSSFELKNYPSDSEDTLKRIFSNRLAGGMMDETARNAAQNAALVYYRSVKLVSRDPNNQDEEKITQSSVSRVGYVLSETLPAGTNGLYQRFPIQDNRYLIDGLFEMTTDGSQKLIVYLLIAPRGEQITTSDGETTQFRNVEDVEAELNRLENAHETKLPGYIHLVRTEFAVNDLIRG from the coding sequence ATGCGACATATACATGTACCACACGATGAACGCGGGCTGACTCTAATTGAAGTGCTAGCCGCACTGACCATCTTTTTTGCGATTCTACTTCCGCTCACCTCGGTTTATACGAAAGGGGTTTCCTTGTATGCCACTACCCGGACACAAACCGATCTGCGCAATGAAGCGGATTTTGTACTGGGCGATATCATGCGTACATTGCGTGAACATAAAGAGTCGGCTACAGAACCGAATAAGTCAGACAGCATTAGCCCCGTCTCTTCGTTTGAACTGAAGAACTATCCGTCTGATTCCGAAGATACATTAAAGCGAATCTTCTCCAACAGGCTGGCAGGTGGCATGATGGATGAGACAGCAAGAAATGCTGCCCAAAATGCCGCACTTGTCTACTATCGCAGCGTGAAGCTTGTGTCTCGTGATCCAAATAACCAGGACGAGGAAAAAATTACGCAATCGTCCGTCTCCCGCGTCGGCTACGTGCTATCCGAAACGTTGCCAGCGGGTACAAACGGACTGTATCAACGCTTTCCGATTCAGGATAATCGCTATCTGATTGATGGCCTGTTTGAGATGACCACAGATGGCAGCCAGAAGTTGATCGTCTATTTGCTCATTGCACCGAGAGGCGAGCAGATCACAACGAGTGATGGGGAAACGACTCAGTTTCGCAATGTTGAGGATGTAGAAGCAGAGTTGAATCGTCTGGAGAACGCACACGAAACCAAGCTCCCAGGCTACATTCACCTGGTTCGCACCGAGTTTGCTGTGAATGATTTGATAAGAGGGTGA
- a CDS encoding type IV pilus modification PilV family protein produces MTDDMTQKEKGFTLIEVVAALVIFSIAILLFSNFFVKSYGLSKKQDNRMIALNLARQTAEEWKSEAGIVTSATTVNGVTIAAGTPVTYDEMKKLKGQTITINAGAPLIINGRSYLQKVAISALDPDTAHQLLLLTITVRDANHPDDVLAVLHTGVPEKG; encoded by the coding sequence GTGACAGATGATATGACACAAAAAGAAAAAGGCTTCACCCTGATTGAAGTCGTTGCAGCTCTCGTCATTTTCTCGATCGCGATTCTATTATTCAGCAATTTTTTTGTAAAAAGCTACGGTCTTTCCAAGAAGCAAGATAACCGGATGATCGCACTGAATCTAGCACGGCAAACTGCCGAAGAATGGAAAAGCGAAGCGGGGATTGTTACGTCAGCTACTACAGTCAATGGAGTGACAATTGCGGCAGGCACACCAGTTACATATGACGAAATGAAAAAGCTTAAAGGGCAGACCATTACAATAAATGCAGGAGCACCGCTCATCATTAACGGACGCAGCTATTTACAAAAGGTAGCGATTAGCGCCCTTGATCCAGATACTGCCCACCAGCTTTTGCTGCTGACTATTACCGTACGTGATGCGAATCACCCAGACGATGTACTGGCTGTGCTGCACACAGGCGTTCCGGAGAAAGGGTGA
- a CDS encoding VanW family protein has translation MLEKLRGKETKTMLILLFAQLTIVSLLALSVSGVAGEIDPGGDYDPQLTVAGLPLSGLTEKQAQEKIQQLVNRMQKEQVILTIDTRQRPVAQQEIGVRYDIAGTLEDAKRTSEERSGVLGWWKSWRGTSPTADLPLRVTFDKARASTILGEMEQTINRTAVPAQVEITGSNARVIPEIEGRHLSIEKTITALTHELSYYEKHLHVPLVVDSSKPELTKNDLAGVEALLGEQRLGLGGDAARLDNVQKAASLLNGAVIKPQETFSFNARTGPFNPGKGYIPVAAPADKPEDGVSGGASQVASALYYSALAGRIGIVTRSPHLHQVEYASPGLDAFVDGKEKDLQLVNRSDKPIYIYATVQNNELRVALFGGKQKGLPAAVSTSEVQEIPQDTVVRADNTMPYGQERIIRQGAAGTRVSVNVAWYNEAGTLQKERVSVDYYVPIPTIIASSIRKEGEAANPAPVSNSETSSSSGTVSNTTPSPTPPPAEKVPVPEKGTGSTKIRVKDNVIYLD, from the coding sequence GTGCTTGAGAAACTGCGCGGAAAAGAAACAAAAACAATGCTTATCCTGCTGTTTGCTCAGCTGACGATCGTAAGCCTGCTCGCTCTGTCAGTTTCCGGGGTGGCGGGAGAAATCGATCCGGGCGGTGACTATGACCCGCAATTGACAGTAGCCGGGCTACCATTGAGCGGCTTGACAGAGAAGCAAGCTCAGGAAAAAATCCAGCAGCTTGTAAATCGTATGCAAAAGGAACAAGTAATTTTGACGATTGATACGAGACAACGTCCAGTCGCTCAGCAGGAGATTGGCGTACGATATGATATTGCCGGAACGCTAGAGGATGCCAAACGTACCTCTGAAGAACGATCCGGCGTGCTTGGATGGTGGAAAAGCTGGCGGGGAACGTCTCCGACAGCTGACCTGCCATTACGTGTAACCTTTGATAAGGCAAGAGCGTCTACTATTCTAGGAGAAATGGAGCAGACGATCAATCGGACGGCTGTTCCGGCTCAGGTAGAAATTACGGGCTCCAATGCTCGTGTTATACCGGAAATAGAAGGACGACATCTCAGTATTGAGAAAACGATTACGGCATTGACACATGAACTTTCATATTACGAGAAGCACCTGCATGTTCCACTCGTAGTAGACAGCAGCAAGCCCGAACTTACCAAAAATGATCTTGCCGGGGTAGAGGCTTTACTCGGTGAGCAGCGCCTTGGTCTTGGCGGAGATGCTGCACGGCTTGATAATGTACAGAAAGCAGCCTCTTTACTGAATGGGGCTGTAATTAAACCACAAGAAACGTTTTCCTTTAATGCACGTACCGGACCTTTTAATCCGGGTAAGGGATATATTCCGGTAGCTGCACCTGCAGACAAACCGGAGGATGGAGTGAGCGGAGGTGCCTCTCAGGTCGCCTCTGCTCTGTATTACAGTGCACTGGCGGGACGGATTGGCATCGTGACGCGCAGTCCACATCTTCATCAGGTGGAGTATGCATCACCTGGACTAGATGCTTTTGTAGATGGCAAGGAAAAAGACTTACAGCTTGTAAATCGAAGCGATAAGCCTATATACATATATGCCACAGTACAAAATAATGAACTGCGTGTCGCGCTGTTTGGAGGTAAGCAAAAAGGCTTACCTGCTGCTGTCAGCACAAGTGAGGTTCAGGAAATCCCGCAGGATACTGTTGTGCGGGCGGACAATACCATGCCGTATGGACAGGAGCGCATCATTCGCCAGGGAGCAGCTGGTACGCGTGTTAGTGTGAATGTGGCGTGGTACAACGAAGCTGGTACGCTTCAAAAAGAGAGGGTCTCAGTAGATTACTACGTACCGATCCCGACCATTATCGCATCGAGTATTCGGAAGGAAGGAGAGGCGGCGAATCCTGCGCCTGTCTCCAACTCGGAGACTTCTTCGAGTTCAGGAACAGTGTCAAATACGACACCATCTCCGACTCCTCCACCAGCAGAAAAAGTACCTGTACCGGAAAAGGGCACGGGAAGTACAAAAATCAGAGTCAAAGATAACGTCATTTATTTGGATTAG
- a CDS encoding GspE/PulE family protein, whose protein sequence is MARKRLGDILIESGMISEEQLKKALEEQKKSKLKLGDHLLQTGYITEQQLIETLEFQLGIPHVRLFRYRLDPSLSSIVPEEVARRNLLIPIKKEGNRLTIAMVDPMDYFAIDELRMSTGFAIDPVIATRDEVQRAINRMYSMQDSVKELMENMNSTLDVEEAEVTDEDSPIVRLVNQMFEQATQLRASDIHIDPQDDGVRIRYRIDGMLRTERVLPRHMHGILTARLKIMANLNIAERRVPQDGRMQLRIAYKEYDIRVSVLPTVFGEKIVMRLLDLTNVMMEIDQLGLTRRNLVAFREIIRKPNGIFLLTGPTGSGKSTTLYAVLHHLNREDVNIITVEDPVEYQLEGVNQVQVNSAIGMTFASSLRSILRQDPDIIMIGEMRDTETAEIGIRAALTGHQVLSTLHTNDAISSIIRMSDMGIEPFLIASSVNGVMAQRLVRRICKECRYEHPVNEHEQAIFAQRGVKVEKLWRGKGCAACNLTGYRGRAALHEIFSLDDTMRRMIAERAPASELRRHAMKNGMILLLDDGLIKVTQGITTMEEVLRVCATE, encoded by the coding sequence ATGGCGCGTAAACGTCTTGGTGACATCCTGATTGAAAGCGGCATGATCTCAGAAGAGCAGTTGAAAAAAGCGCTGGAAGAGCAGAAAAAATCAAAGCTGAAGCTGGGAGATCATCTGCTTCAGACCGGATATATTACGGAGCAGCAGTTGATTGAGACACTGGAGTTTCAATTAGGTATCCCGCATGTTCGTCTGTTTCGCTATCGGCTTGATCCATCTCTTTCAAGCATTGTGCCGGAAGAGGTCGCTCGCCGCAACCTGCTGATTCCGATAAAAAAAGAGGGTAACAGGCTGACGATTGCAATGGTTGATCCGATGGACTATTTTGCCATTGATGAGCTTCGGATGAGCACAGGATTTGCGATCGATCCGGTTATTGCTACGCGCGATGAAGTACAGCGGGCGATTAATCGTATGTACAGCATGCAGGACTCCGTAAAAGAGCTCATGGAGAATATGAATTCGACATTGGATGTGGAAGAGGCCGAAGTAACGGATGAGGATTCACCGATTGTCCGCCTTGTAAATCAGATGTTCGAACAGGCAACGCAGCTTCGGGCGAGTGATATTCACATTGATCCACAAGATGACGGCGTTCGGATTCGCTATCGGATTGATGGAATGCTTCGTACAGAGCGGGTGCTCCCCCGTCATATGCACGGGATTTTGACAGCTCGTCTTAAAATTATGGCGAACTTGAACATTGCGGAACGGCGTGTGCCGCAGGATGGACGCATGCAGTTGCGGATTGCGTATAAAGAATACGATATTCGTGTTTCGGTGCTGCCAACGGTTTTCGGGGAGAAAATCGTGATGCGTCTGCTGGATTTAACGAATGTCATGATGGAAATTGATCAGCTTGGACTGACAAGGCGCAATCTGGTTGCATTTCGTGAGATTATTCGCAAGCCAAATGGCATTTTTCTGCTGACAGGTCCGACAGGAAGCGGAAAATCGACGACCCTGTATGCGGTGCTTCATCATTTGAATCGTGAGGATGTAAATATTATCACGGTAGAGGACCCGGTGGAGTACCAGCTTGAAGGCGTTAATCAGGTTCAGGTCAATTCAGCTATCGGCATGACGTTCGCCTCCTCGCTGCGTTCGATTCTTAGGCAGGACCCGGACATTATTATGATCGGGGAGATGCGTGATACCGAAACAGCTGAGATCGGGATTCGTGCTGCGCTTACGGGTCACCAAGTATTGAGCACGTTGCATACGAATGATGCGATTAGCAGCATTATTCGTATGAGTGATATGGGGATTGAACCGTTTTTGATTGCATCGTCTGTGAATGGCGTAATGGCACAGCGGCTTGTGCGCCGTATTTGCAAGGAGTGCCGCTATGAACATCCGGTGAATGAGCATGAACAAGCTATTTTTGCCCAGCGTGGTGTCAAGGTTGAGAAGCTATGGCGTGGGAAAGGCTGTGCCGCATGCAATCTTACCGGCTATCGGGGACGAGCGGCGCTGCATGAAATCTTTTCGCTTGATGATACGATGCGCCGGATGATTGCAGAGCGAGCCCCTGCTTCTGAACTGCGCCGTCATGCGATGAAAAACGGCATGATTTTGCTGCTTGATGACGGGCTGATTAAAGTGACGCAGGGCATTACGACGATGGAAGAAGTATTGCGCGTTTGTGCTACGGAATAA
- a CDS encoding type IV pilus twitching motility protein PilT — translation MSEIDIKKLLKYACEKKASDLHITVGSAPVFRIDGELKRLDIPSLTPQDTELMARELIREDLYASFIERGELDFSYGLPGVSRFRVNAYHQRGCISLVARVVPAGIPGLDSLALPDVLKTLCRKPQGLVLVTGPTGSGKSTTLAAMIDYINSTMRKHIITLEDPIEYLHKHQLSIINQREVGFDTNDFASGLRSALRQDPDVILVGEMRDLETISTAITAAETGHLVFATLHTSDAPQTIDRIIDVFPGSQQPQVRIQLASVLVSIVSQRLFQKVGGGRVAATEVLVNTSAIGNLIRMEKVHQIKSMMQTGKELGMHTMEMSIKELLGQGIVTRQTVQHHLNERVFE, via the coding sequence ATGAGCGAGATTGATATTAAGAAATTGCTAAAGTACGCCTGTGAGAAGAAAGCGTCTGATCTTCATATTACGGTGGGATCTGCTCCTGTTTTCCGGATTGATGGGGAATTAAAACGGCTTGATATTCCATCGCTTACACCACAGGATACGGAACTGATGGCCCGTGAGTTAATCCGGGAGGATCTGTACGCGTCTTTTATCGAGCGAGGGGAGCTTGATTTCTCATACGGTTTGCCGGGAGTATCGCGTTTCCGTGTTAATGCGTATCATCAGCGTGGTTGCATTAGTCTGGTAGCCCGTGTTGTGCCAGCGGGGATTCCAGGGCTTGATTCTCTGGCACTTCCTGACGTACTTAAGACGCTTTGTCGCAAACCACAGGGGCTTGTACTGGTTACAGGTCCGACGGGTAGCGGGAAATCGACCACGCTTGCGGCGATGATCGACTATATTAACAGTACGATGCGCAAGCATATCATTACGCTGGAAGATCCGATTGAGTATTTGCATAAGCATCAGCTTTCGATTATCAACCAGCGGGAGGTCGGGTTTGATACGAATGATTTTGCGAGTGGGCTTCGATCCGCACTCAGACAGGACCCGGATGTGATTCTGGTCGGGGAGATGCGCGATCTGGAGACGATTAGTACCGCGATTACGGCAGCAGAAACCGGTCACCTCGTATTTGCTACGCTGCATACATCCGATGCGCCGCAAACGATTGATCGTATTATTGACGTATTTCCTGGAAGTCAGCAGCCACAGGTCCGAATTCAGCTGGCATCCGTTCTTGTCAGCATCGTCTCCCAGCGTTTGTTCCAGAAGGTGGGGGGCGGCCGAGTAGCAGCGACAGAAGTTCTCGTGAATACATCGGCTATTGGCAACTTGATTCGGATGGAGAAAGTGCATCAGATTAAAAGCATGATGCAGACAGGCAAGGAGCTTGGAATGCATACGATGGAGATGTCGATTAAGGAGCTGTTGGGCCAAGGGATCGTCACACGTCAGACGGTACAGCACCATTTGAATGAAAGGGTGTTTGAGTAA
- a CDS encoding type II secretion system F family protein, giving the protein MPLFSYEAVGLDGMKAKGKITAASKPIALAELKQQGLYVSAIREEKQSVLKREWTLFRPVKSKDFIVFLRQLSTLIKAGVGIVESIHILAQQSESKRLRQVLLDIELEIQGGRQLSEACAKHPRIFDELYISMLKAAEASGSMETILDRMAGFYEKSHYTREKLKSAMIYPFTMLVLTVGVTLYLLTNVVPMFVQMFNGLHAELPAITKSVVAVSNSVIETWYMYALAILGVYIALRFIFRTKRGRYWADYMKLRIPVFGKLLQKGALARLSRTMSTLFASSVPVLQALTIVENVADNRVIGQAIAKSRDSLREGRPLSEPLKQEKVFPPLVSHMIAIGEETGAMDGMLEKIAEFYEAEVENSVERIKALIEPVMIVVLAVIIGSIVLSIMVPMFEIFNRIDQQ; this is encoded by the coding sequence ATGCCGCTGTTTTCGTATGAAGCAGTCGGGCTGGACGGAATGAAGGCAAAAGGCAAGATTACAGCAGCGAGCAAGCCAATCGCACTTGCGGAGCTGAAGCAGCAGGGGCTATACGTTTCCGCAATTCGTGAAGAGAAGCAGAGTGTACTGAAACGGGAATGGACACTGTTTCGTCCGGTTAAGAGTAAAGATTTTATTGTGTTCTTGCGGCAGCTCTCAACACTTATTAAGGCCGGTGTTGGCATTGTAGAAAGCATTCATATTCTTGCCCAGCAGAGTGAGAGTAAGCGGCTTCGTCAGGTACTGCTTGATATTGAGCTTGAGATTCAAGGAGGACGGCAGCTTTCGGAAGCATGTGCCAAGCATCCGCGTATTTTTGATGAATTGTATATTAGTATGCTAAAAGCAGCCGAAGCGTCTGGAAGTATGGAAACGATACTGGACCGGATGGCCGGATTTTATGAGAAATCGCATTATACGAGAGAAAAGCTCAAGTCCGCGATGATTTACCCCTTTACGATGCTTGTACTTACCGTGGGAGTTACGCTGTATTTGCTGACAAATGTGGTGCCGATGTTTGTCCAGATGTTTAACGGATTGCATGCAGAGCTTCCTGCTATTACGAAAAGCGTAGTCGCTGTTAGTAATAGCGTCATTGAAACATGGTATATGTATGCACTGGCTATACTCGGTGTATATATAGCTTTGCGATTTATCTTTCGCACGAAGCGGGGGCGGTACTGGGCGGATTATATGAAGCTACGTATCCCGGTGTTCGGCAAGCTGCTGCAAAAAGGGGCGCTGGCGCGGCTGAGCCGGACGATGAGTACGCTGTTTGCGAGTTCTGTGCCGGTTTTACAGGCGCTTACGATTGTGGAGAATGTGGCAGATAATCGGGTAATCGGGCAAGCGATCGCTAAATCACGAGATAGTTTGCGAGAAGGGCGACCGCTATCTGAACCGCTTAAGCAGGAGAAGGTTTTTCCGCCGCTTGTTAGTCACATGATTGCGATCGGCGAGGAGACCGGCGCAATGGATGGGATGCTGGAGAAGATTGCGGAATTCTACGAGGCAGAAGTAGAAAACTCGGTGGAGCGCATTAAAGCGCTCATTGAGCCTGTTATGATTGTCGTACTTGCGGTTATCATCGGTTCCATTGTTTTGTCTATTATGGTACCGATGTTTGAGATATTTAACCGAATTGATCAACAGTAA